In the genome of Deltaproteobacteria bacterium, the window GCCAATGCGAGCCAACGGACGGGCTCACTCTGAGTACGAGCGAGTCGCGCGAAAAGGAACATTTCGCGCGACTCCGACCGCTGCGGCGCCAAAGCCGACCCCGGCAAAAGCACAAATTTCACTAACCGCTCCGAGGATTGACACGCTCACCGATCCAGCGATATAGCTCCAGTCAGAAAAAAGGGTGGTTTGAATTTCCTATACATAGATGGTGATACTCTGGGTATCCCAATGGCGAGCCCTCGGATTGAGAAACCGTCGCCGCGAGCACACGGCGCAATCGATCCCGCGTAGGGCAATTGGACGGAGGACCGAGTTATGAAGCGAGCTCATGGCCGGTTGACCCGCGCTCTGCTCGGCGCCGCGCTCTTGTGGGGGAGCTCGGTCTGTCTGCCGGCGCATGCCGCACCGATCGAGCTGAACGTGACCGGGGTGGTCACCAGTGTGTCGACTCAAATCGCCAGCGAATTCAGCCTCGGGCAGACGATGTCGGCCATTTTCACCTATGACTCGGCCGCGGCGCCGACCCCATCGCTCATCTTGACCCGCTTGACCTACCCGTCCGCGCTGACTGGTGGAAACTTCCAGATCGGCAGCTATCTCGGCACCTCGGCCGCGGGCAACATCCAAATTGCCGACGACGACCCGACGCTGAACGATCAGATCCGATGGCTCAATGGCGGCATTATGGCGGCGAGCATACTGACCCATGATCCATTCCTGTTCGACATCACCTTGGCGGACTCGACCCAGGTGGCCCTGAGCGACAAACTGCTTCCGCTGACGCTTCCGGACCTGTCCGTGTTCACGGAGCGCTCATGGAGCCTGGCGTTCTCGCCCATTGCATTGGCCGGTGAGCAAACCGCGGTCGGCGGTCGACTGCTCAGCGCCACCCTCACCGTCCTCGAGGTGCCGGAGCCCTCGACGCTGCTGCTCCTGATCGGAGCAGGATGGCTCGCGGCAGCGCTAGTCCGCCGCCGCGCTTGACCTAAGCGGCCGCGGCGCTTTCCTCCGCCGCCTCATGCCGATTGCCGAAGCAGGCAAGGCTGGTCTTGCGCTCGGGCGCAATCCGAGGGACGTAATTGACTAAGTTGACAAACTCTCTAAGCCACGGCTGATCGAAACATGAAATGACTTAGTCAACTTAGTCAATGACGTCCCCAAAGCAGTTCCCCTGCGACGCCGTGTTCCGTACGCCAGAGTACAACGTTGCGGTCAAGCAGCTTCACTGCCAGCGGCTTGTCGGCGAGATCGCGCGACCAAGCCACCGGATGCCAGTAGTGTGCCAATACCTTGTCGGTCTTCTTGCCGTTGGCGGACTTGCCTGTTGATGAACTGTTTTTCATATAGTCACTCGCTTGTGGAAATTTTTCACTAGGCCGAGGTCAGGTTGTGATTCACGGTGCGATAAAACTCGCCGACGCGTGAGTGGTCGACTGGCGCCATCTATTGATCTACCGCAGTGTGGGCGCGACCTCACGCGCCAGCAGATCGAGGGAACGACCGCGATCGGGACCGATGACTTCCCAAGCGATGGGCAGCTTGAGACCGGTGCCGAGAAATTCTTTGAGTCCGCGCGCGACTTGCTCAGGCGTGCCGGCGATGGTGACTTTGCGCACCACGTCGTCGTCGATCCGCGCCGCCGCTTGTGCCAGACCGAGTTTTTCGACATGATCGCGGACTGTGCCGATTTCAGACGCCGTCACACCGGCGTGGCGCAGCATGTCGGAATGGCGCGTCGGCAATTTTTGCGCGACAAAGCGTTTGGCAGCATCGAGGGCCTTGCGTTCGCTCTCGTCGACGGAGATCAATAGATATGCCGCGACCTCGAATTGATCCAACGTCCTCCCTGAGCGCGCCAAGCCTTCTTCGATCAGCGGCATCGCATAGCGCACAAACGGTGGCGTGCAGGGGTAGTTAAACAAAATCCCATCGGCATATTGTCCCGCTAGGCGGAGCGCGGCCGGCCCGGTGGCTCCCAAATAAATCGGAATGCCGCCGCAGCGCTCCATGTCGAGGCGGCTGCCGGGTGTGGCAATTTTGAATCGCGCGCCGTCGTACTGGAAAGACTGGCCGCTCAAAATGCCCTTGATGATTTCGCTGGATTCTTTGACCAGCGCAATCGTTCCGCTGCTATCGATCGCATGCTTGCGCACGGCGTTTAGTACGCGGCCAATGCCAAGTATCACCCGATCGCGCGCGATTTCATCGAGCGACGCCGCTTCCATCGCCAGCAACGCTGGGTGTTTGGTGTGCACGCTCAAAATCCCAAGACCGATTTTGATTTGCTCCGTCGCCGCTGCGATCGCCGTCGCGCGCACGACGGCGCTGCGTGAGTGATATCCTTCGGCAAGCCAGAAGCTGTGTAACCCCAACGCTTCGGCATGCTGCGCCAGCGCGACGCTCTCGCGCATGGAAGTCG includes:
- a CDS encoding LLM class flavin-dependent oxidoreductase; this encodes MAGWQNFGVGTDGATSMRESVALAQHAEALGLHSFWLAEGYHSRSAVVRATAIAAATEQIKIGLGILSVHTKHPALLAMEAASLDEIARDRVILGIGRVLNAVRKHAIDSSGTIALVKESSEIIKGILSGQSFQYDGARFKIATPGSRLDMERCGGIPIYLGATGPAALRLAGQYADGILFNYPCTPPFVRYAMPLIEEGLARSGRTLDQFEVAAYLLISVDESERKALDAAKRFVAQKLPTRHSDMLRHAGVTASEIGTVRDHVEKLGLAQAAARIDDDVVRKVTIAGTPEQVARGLKEFLGTGLKLPIAWEVIGPDRGRSLDLLAREVAPTLR
- a CDS encoding PEP-CTERM sorting domain-containing protein; translated protein: MKRAHGRLTRALLGAALLWGSSVCLPAHAAPIELNVTGVVTSVSTQIASEFSLGQTMSAIFTYDSAAAPTPSLILTRLTYPSALTGGNFQIGSYLGTSAAGNIQIADDDPTLNDQIRWLNGGIMAASILTHDPFLFDITLADSTQVALSDKLLPLTLPDLSVFTERSWSLAFSPIALAGEQTAVGGRLLSATLTVLEVPEPSTLLLLIGAGWLAAALVRRRA